One part of the Sarcophilus harrisii chromosome 5, mSarHar1.11, whole genome shotgun sequence genome encodes these proteins:
- the LOC100935065 gene encoding prefoldin subunit 3 isoform X1 has product MACPPGGGAACGTGQSWAPRDGERRAFISWDLSPRIDGMAASRELGTPGDSAAGNGHRSHLGIPEAVFVEDVDAFMKQPGNESVDIVLKKLDEQYQKYKFMELNLAQKKRRLKSQIPEIRQTLHILKYMQRKKDSPKPLETRFLLADNLYCKASVPPMDKVCLWLGANVMLEYDIDEARLLLEKNHSVATSNLESLEEDLDFLRDQFTTTEVNMARVYNWDVKRRNREEPPKAVVA; this is encoded by the exons ATGGCGTGTCCCCCCGGTGGTGGTGCGGCCTGTGGGACTGGGCAGTCCTGGGCCCCTCGGGATGGGGAACGGCGCGCCTTCATCTCTTGGGATCTGTCTCCCCGAATTGATGGG ATGGCGGCTTCAAGGGAACTTGGGACCCCTGGCGATTCGGCAGCGGGAAATGGGCACCGGAGTCACCTGGGCATCCCTGAAGCAGTGTTTGTGGAAGATGTTGATGCATTTATGAAACAGCCTGGAAACGAGTCTGTGGATATTGTGCTCAAGAAATTGGATGAGCAGTATCAGAAATATAAGTTTATGGAACTTAACCTTGCCCAGAAGAAAAGGAGGCTAAAAAGCCAGATCCCTGAAATCCGACAGACAttgcacattttaaaatacatgcaaagaaagaaagactctCCTAAGCCGCTGGAGACCAGGTTCTTGTTGGCTGACAACCTGTACTGCAAAGCCTCTGTTCCTCCCATGGATAAAGTCTGTCTGTGGTTGGGCGCCAACGTGATGCTCGAGTACGATATCGATGAAGCGCGCCTGCTCCTGGAGAAGAACCACTCGGTGGCCACCAGCAACCTCGAGTCCCTCGAGGAAGACCTGGACTTTCTGCGAGATCAGTTCACCACCACAGAAGTCAATATGGCCCGAGTATACAACTGGGATGTGAAGAGAAGAAACAGGGAGGAGCCCCCCAAAGCCGTCGTGGCTTAG
- the LOC100935065 gene encoding prefoldin subunit 3 isoform X2 encodes MAASRELGTPGDSAAGNGHRSHLGIPEAVFVEDVDAFMKQPGNESVDIVLKKLDEQYQKYKFMELNLAQKKRRLKSQIPEIRQTLHILKYMQRKKDSPKPLETRFLLADNLYCKASVPPMDKVCLWLGANVMLEYDIDEARLLLEKNHSVATSNLESLEEDLDFLRDQFTTTEVNMARVYNWDVKRRNREEPPKAVVA; translated from the coding sequence ATGGCGGCTTCAAGGGAACTTGGGACCCCTGGCGATTCGGCAGCGGGAAATGGGCACCGGAGTCACCTGGGCATCCCTGAAGCAGTGTTTGTGGAAGATGTTGATGCATTTATGAAACAGCCTGGAAACGAGTCTGTGGATATTGTGCTCAAGAAATTGGATGAGCAGTATCAGAAATATAAGTTTATGGAACTTAACCTTGCCCAGAAGAAAAGGAGGCTAAAAAGCCAGATCCCTGAAATCCGACAGACAttgcacattttaaaatacatgcaaagaaagaaagactctCCTAAGCCGCTGGAGACCAGGTTCTTGTTGGCTGACAACCTGTACTGCAAAGCCTCTGTTCCTCCCATGGATAAAGTCTGTCTGTGGTTGGGCGCCAACGTGATGCTCGAGTACGATATCGATGAAGCGCGCCTGCTCCTGGAGAAGAACCACTCGGTGGCCACCAGCAACCTCGAGTCCCTCGAGGAAGACCTGGACTTTCTGCGAGATCAGTTCACCACCACAGAAGTCAATATGGCCCGAGTATACAACTGGGATGTGAAGAGAAGAAACAGGGAGGAGCCCCCCAAAGCCGTCGTGGCTTAG